TTGTTCTTCACAATGGCGCCTCATTAAGGCATcgagcgataaaaaaaaaaaaaaaagaagaaagaaaaaaaaggaactttACTTTTGAAAGGAAAGGAACGTTTGTCACTGTGAAACGCGAACGTTTAGTAccacttttctcttttcttttccatctttaattaataaccgTTAGAATCGATTCAACAAATCTCtcaaattaaatatccttgaaaattaactttctaccaattagaaaattgtattctCTTCGCCACGATTCTtccattatgaatattttaaacggtTAGTTACGGAAGTGTCTTGTTTGTATAAtgctcgttaaaaatttatcgtacgtgcaatataatgttttttaacaCGGTGGAACATAACGCGCTTGTTAACGATCGATACGTAATGCTCCTCGATCATGGGGGCCGAGTCATTGAACTTGATGGATAACGCGCCGATATGCATGGATTTTTCGTGAGTGTTTCGCAGGAAAAGATGAAAGATGGTCTTCTTTGAAAAGAACGAGTTAGATAAGAGATATCTAGGTGAGCAGCGTGCAAATGTTTGGTTTGTGCGTAGAATTACGACTCTTTTCTACGATTTTTCCGTTTTAACAATTTGATCTTTGCAACCTTTTCTGTTAGAAGATGCAGCAATGtgaagtatatacatatatatatatatatatattttcttgttaaatATTACGTTTATTAATGGATGACGTATTTCACAATTGCATGAATTATCCATCTTGACGATTCAAAAAGGTGAAGAGTGAggtattagttttattttctgaTTAGTATCGTAAgagtataatataacatttgaaTTACTTACTAACATCACTATCACCACTACCATAACTCCAATCACGAATTTCCTGGTAATAGAATTGTATCGATTTCTACGATAACGATCACCGTTATCGGAATAAAGTCCAAGCTGAGACGTATTGATTACGGTTCTACGCCCGGTTTCAAGCATGTCCTTTAAATCTGCCGATCCTTATCCTTTCTGATTATTCACACGacatttttcgaaatcaattttaattgttaacacTCAAGTTAATTTTTCGTCACAAGACTTATGTCGATacggtataattatataaaaattaagaggaaaaattacacatattctattacgataataaaatttgaatcgatttTACAAATTCTATTCGTTGCAAGGCCACGAGACTATTCTTTCCAAGCTCCATATACAACTAACGAGCATTCATTTCTCGCAACGGAGTTTTCACTGGTTGGATTCTATCACGAatgtagaaaatttctttgtacGTGGGGGAGGCTCGCCATGGTAGTAGGAGATAGGTTATGGGCTACTTACCACGAGATTCgaatcaaatatatcattggACGATAATCTAAGACAGAATGTCACGATGATACGATTATTGGTGAACCATCATCGTTATCCGGAAAGAGAGTCACTGTACAATTACAGCAGTTGTTGTAAGGAGAATCGATTGCAACAGAGAAATGCGATTCATATTTGGATAACTCTTTTTATCCGAGATTGTTAAGCACGTTTCGTAATATTCGTGTGTGCACAAAGGATGTCGTAGGCGAAAAAGTGATTGCCCGAATCCCTCTGGCGAATCAGGTGTTTGATACttcactttaaaaatatcaaagattcGAAAGGTTTCGACGGCTTCAAAAATGAAACACGTTACGACATTCTActctttatacaaatttttatttcttctattttatgcGTGTGTTAGatgtacaaaatttacaaacgTATGACGGGaggtcatcatcatcatcaataATTTCTCAATAGTCGatcaatggaaaattatatattctcgcAAGTTGGATCGAATTGTCGCTATCTTACGTTACGATTACACGCATATACGATACGAGCAACCGAGAATCCAGCCCGCtctatcgtttcttttttttttttttcgtttcttttccattGTCGATTATAGATTCAGTATTCGTCTCCTATGCGGATCCATAAATAGCTTTGtatactatacatataaaaattaaaaaaaaaatatatatagtagtaTGAAATTATCAGTTCAACTAAATCGCCTCTCGTCGTCGAACGGCGGTAACTCGAACGGATTCTCCGGTACGGCGTAGAAGTAGCCAATAGGCCTCTTCGTGGTTGGTGGTATAGTAGGTGACGAAGCGGGTTTGCCAGTTGGTGGTGTGGTGTAGATCGTCGATGTTGGCACAATGGTATACATTGGGGTAGGTGGAGGAGGCGCTGTCACCGTGACGCGAGGCGTGGATGGAGTAGAAGGTGGAAGGTATGGCGGAGGTCGTGTACTTGGATAGAAAGTTGGATATGTAGAGCTAGGTGTATATGTTGGAGTGGTTATTGGGGTGGTTATTGGAATTCTCGGAGTAGAAGTTCTTTGAGTAGTAGTGTCAGGAGGCAAATACGTATTGCCTTGGGTAGATGGCTTTGTATTTACGGGAGGTAGATACGTGGGAGGTGAAGGTGGACGTGTAACAGGTGGAGATGGAGGTGAAGGTGGACGTGTAACAGGTGGAGATGGAGGTGAAGGTGGACGTGTAACAGGTGGAGATGGAGGTGAAGGTGGACGTGTTATAGGTGGAGATGGAGGTGAAGGTGGACGTGTTATAGGTGGAGATGGAGGTGAAGGTGGACGTGTTATAGGTGGAGATGGAGGTGAAGGTGGACGTGTAACAGGTGGAGATGGAGGTGAAGGTGGACGTGTAATAGGTGGATGTGTTACAGGGGGTGAAGGAGGTAAATACGTTGGTCCAGTTGGGGGTGGTCGTGTTGGGGGAGGTTGCGGAGATGGTGGACGACTTGGTGAAGGAGGTAGATAAGATGAGGGTGGTGGTGATGGACGATTTATCGGTGGTGAAGGAGGTAGATAAGGTGTGGGTGGTGGACGACTCGTTGGTGGTGAAGGAGGTAGATAAGGTGTAGGTATTGGTGGTGGACGACTCGTTGGTGAAGGTGGTACATAAGGTgtgggtggtggtggtggacgACTCGTTGGTGAAGGTGGTACATAAGGTgtgggtggtggtggtggacgACTCGTTGGTGAAGGTGGTACATAAGGTGTgggcggtggtggtggacgACTCGTTGGTGAAGGTGGTACATAAGGTGTCGGTGGTGGTCGTGGACGACTTGTTGGTGGTGAAGGAGGTAGATAAGGTGTGGGTGGTGGACGACTTGTCGGTGGTGAAGGAGGTACATAAGGTgtgggtggtggtggtggacgACTTGTTGGTGGTGAAGGAGGTACGTAAGGTGTCGGTGGTGCTGGTGGACGACTTGTTGGTGGTGAAGGAGGTAGATAAGGTGTGGGTGGTGGACGACTTGTCGGTGGTGAAGGAGGTAGATAAGGTGTAGGTGGTGGTGGACGACTTGTTGGTGGTGAAGGAGGTAGATAAGGTGTAGGTGGTGATGGTGGTACATAAGGTGTGGGTGCTCGTGTTATTGGAGGCCCAGGTGGTGAAGGTGGCTGTGGTGGTCTAGATGGAACAGATGGAGTTTTTGGTGATGTAGTTGGTGAAGGTTTTGGCGGAATATACTGGAATGGTGGTGTTCCTGGTGCTGTCTCAGGTGGAAAACTTGGTGgtcgagaaggagaaggaggtaCGTATGGTGTAGGTGGTCGTGGCTGCGATGTTTGTGGTGGATAAGGGGGAGGTGGTGCTGGAGTTCGCGGAGGAGATGGATAATTATATCCAGGTGACTGTGGCGGTAATGGTCTTGATGTTGGTGGTCCTGGGTAATCATAACCTGGTGTTTTGGGTGGTGAGGGAGGTCTTGGTGGGAAAGATGGTGGGGGAGTTGGAGGTTTTGGTGGTTGTGGTGGCTGATAAGGTCCTGGATAATCATAACCTGGGGTTTTGGGTGGTGAGGGAGGTCTTGGTGGGAAAGATGGTGGGGGAGTTGGAGGTTTTGGTGGTTGTGGTGGTGGAAAAGGTGATGGTGGTCGTGGATAATCATAACCTGGTGTTTTGGGTGGTGTGGGAGGTCTTGGTGGAAAAGATGGTGGGGGAGTTGGAGGTTTTGGTGGTTGTGGTGGTGGAAAAGGTGATGGTGGTCCTGGATAATCATAATCTGGGATTTTGGGTGGTGTGGGAGGTCTTGGTGGGAAAGATGGTGGAGGAGTTGGAGGTTTTGGTGGTTGTGGTGGTGGAAAAGGTGATGGTGGTCCTGGATAATCATAACCTGGGGTTCTGGGTGGTGAAGGAGGTCTTGGTGGGAAAGATGGTGGAGGAGTTGGAGGTTTTGGTGGTTGTGGTGGTGGAAAAGGTGATGGTGGTCCTGGATAATCATAACCTGGTGTTTTGGGTGGTGAGGGAGGTCTTGGTGGGAAAGATGGTGGAGGAGTTGGAGGTCTTGGTGGTTGTGGTGGTGGAAAAGGTGATGGTGATCCTGGATAATCATAACCTGGGGTTTTGGGTGGTGAAGGAGGTCTTGGTGGGAAAGATGGTGGAGGAGTTGGAGGTTTTGGTGGTTGTGGTGGTGGAAAAGGTGATGGTGGTCCTGGATAATCATAACCTGGTGTTTTGGGTGGTGAGGGAGGTCTTGGTGGGAAAGATGGTGGGGGAGTTGGAGGTCTTGGTGGTTGTGGTGGTGGAAAAGGTGATGGTAGTCCTGGATAATCATAACCTGGGGTTTTGGGTGGTGAGGGAGGTCTTGGTGGAAAAGATGGTGGGGGAGTTGGAGGTTTTGGTGGTTGTGGTGGTGGAAAAGGTGATGGTGGTCCTGGATAATCATAACCTGGAGTTTTAGGTGGTGTGGGAGGTCTTGGTGGGAAAGATGGTGGAGGAGTTGAAGTTTGTGGTGGTTGTGGTGGTGGAAAAGGTGATGATGGTCGTGGATAATCATAACCTGGTGTTTTGGGTGGTGTGGGAGGTCTTGGGGGAAAAGATGGTGCAGGAGTTGGAGTTTTTGTTGGAAAAGGTGACGGTAATCCTGGAGATGGTCGTGGATAATCATAACCTGGTGTTTTGGGTGGTGTGGGAGGTCTTGGGGGAAAAGATGGTGCAGGAGTTGAAGTTTTTGGTGGAAAAGGTGACGGTAATCCTGGAGGTGGTCGTGGATAATCGTAACCTGGTATTTTGGTTTGCGATGGTGGGAAAGATGTTGGAGGTGGTTGTGAATAATCATATGTTGGCGTTTTAGATGGCGGTGTTACTTTCGGTCCTGTCGGAAATGTTTGTGGAAAGTCATAATCAGTTGGTTTGTACGATGGGACTGTTGGTCTCTGTGAAAAGGGAGGAGGTTTTGGTTTATCTGATGGAAAAGATGGTGATGGCGGTGTTATAAATGGTCCGCTTGGTCTATCATAAGACGGTTGAGTTTGAGATGGCAGCGTAAATGAACCAGGAGGTCTTGAATAACTATATCCTGTTGAAGCCTCTATTGGTGGCTTTGTTTGAATCGTtctgaaaaaagatattatatc
This DNA window, taken from Apis mellifera strain DH4 linkage group LG12, Amel_HAv3.1, whole genome shotgun sequence, encodes the following:
- the LOC102655710 gene encoding basic proline-rich protein isoform X1 — encoded protein: MRILLIATIVAVLSTHHAQASSEKSKRAIASNGGYIYEPPHDQLTLPPRTTLKTTIPPVTLSTKTTTYTYQTHDGRVTYPPGPDQHVTSITYSTPATIHTYPTQTRSTLSPPTIQTKPPIEASTGYSYSRPPGSFTLPSQTQPSYDRPSGPFITPPSPSFPSDKPKPPPFSQRPTVPSYKPTDYDFPQTFPTGPKVTPPSKTPTYDYSQPPPTSFPPSQTKIPGYDYPRPPPGLPSPFPPKTSTPAPSFPPRPPTPPKTPGYDYPRPSPGLPSPFPTKTPTPAPSFPPRPPTPPKTPGYDYPRPSSPFPPPQPPQTSTPPPSFPPRPPTPPKTPGYDYPGPPSPFPPPQPPKPPTPPPSFPPRPPSPPKTPGYDYPGLPSPFPPPQPPRPPTPPPSFPPRPPSPPKTPGYDYPGPPSPFPPPQPPKPPTPPPSFPPRPPSPPKTPGYDYPGSPSPFPPPQPPRPPTPPPSFPPRPPSPPKTPGYDYPGPPSPFPPPQPPKPPTPPPSFPPRPPSPPRTPGYDYPGPPSPFPPPQPPKPPTPPPSFPPRPPTPPKIPDYDYPGPPSPFPPPQPPKPPTPPPSFPPRPPTPPKTPGYDYPRPPSPFPPPQPPKPPTPPPSFPPRPPSPPKTPGYDYPGPYQPPQPPKPPTPPPSFPPRPPSPPKTPGYDYPGPPTSRPLPPQSPGYNYPSPPRTPAPPPPYPPQTSQPRPPTPYVPPSPSRPPSFPPETAPGTPPFQYIPPKPSPTTSPKTPSVPSRPPQPPSPPGPPITRAPTPYVPPSPPTPYLPPSPPTSRPPPPTPYLPPSPPTSRPPPTPYLPPSPPTSRPPAPPTPYVPPSPPTSRPPPPPTPYVPPSPPTSRPPPTPYLPPSPPTSRPRPPPTPYVPPSPTSRPPPPPTPYVPPSPTSRPPPPPTPYVPPSPTSRPPPPPTPYVPPSPTSRPPPIPTPYLPPSPPTSRPPPTPYLPPSPPINRPSPPPSSYLPPSPSRPPSPQPPPTRPPPTGPTYLPPSPPVTHPPITRPPSPPSPPVTRPPSPPSPPITRPPSPPSPPITRPPSPPSPPITRPPSPPSPPVTRPPSPPSPPVTRPPSPPSPPVTRPPSPPTYLPPVNTKPSTQGNTYLPPDTTTQRTSTPRIPITTPITTPTYTPSSTYPTFYPSTRPPPYLPPSTPSTPRVTVTAPPPPTPMYTIVPTSTIYTTPPTGKPASSPTIPPTTKRPIGYFYAVPENPFELPPFDDERRFS
- the LOC102655710 gene encoding basic proline-rich protein isoform X2 — its product is MRILLIATIVAVLSTHHAQASSEKSKRAIASNGGYIYEPPHDQLTLPPRTIQTKPPIEASTGYSYSRPPGSFTLPSQTQPSYDRPSGPFITPPSPSFPSDKPKPPPFSQRPTVPSYKPTDYDFPQTFPTGPKVTPPSKTPTYDYSQPPPTSFPPSQTKIPGYDYPRPPPGLPSPFPPKTSTPAPSFPPRPPTPPKTPGYDYPRPSPGLPSPFPTKTPTPAPSFPPRPPTPPKTPGYDYPRPSSPFPPPQPPQTSTPPPSFPPRPPTPPKTPGYDYPGPPSPFPPPQPPKPPTPPPSFPPRPPSPPKTPGYDYPGLPSPFPPPQPPRPPTPPPSFPPRPPSPPKTPGYDYPGPPSPFPPPQPPKPPTPPPSFPPRPPSPPKTPGYDYPGSPSPFPPPQPPRPPTPPPSFPPRPPSPPKTPGYDYPGPPSPFPPPQPPKPPTPPPSFPPRPPSPPRTPGYDYPGPPSPFPPPQPPKPPTPPPSFPPRPPTPPKIPDYDYPGPPSPFPPPQPPKPPTPPPSFPPRPPTPPKTPGYDYPRPPSPFPPPQPPKPPTPPPSFPPRPPSPPKTPGYDYPGPYQPPQPPKPPTPPPSFPPRPPSPPKTPGYDYPGPPTSRPLPPQSPGYNYPSPPRTPAPPPPYPPQTSQPRPPTPYVPPSPSRPPSFPPETAPGTPPFQYIPPKPSPTTSPKTPSVPSRPPQPPSPPGPPITRAPTPYVPPSPPTPYLPPSPPTSRPPPPTPYLPPSPPTSRPPPTPYLPPSPPTSRPPAPPTPYVPPSPPTSRPPPPPTPYVPPSPPTSRPPPTPYLPPSPPTSRPRPPPTPYVPPSPTSRPPPPPTPYVPPSPTSRPPPPPTPYVPPSPTSRPPPPPTPYVPPSPTSRPPPIPTPYLPPSPPTSRPPPTPYLPPSPPINRPSPPPSSYLPPSPSRPPSPQPPPTRPPPTGPTYLPPSPPVTHPPITRPPSPPSPPVTRPPSPPSPPITRPPSPPSPPITRPPSPPSPPITRPPSPPSPPVTRPPSPPSPPVTRPPSPPSPPVTRPPSPPTYLPPVNTKPSTQGNTYLPPDTTTQRTSTPRIPITTPITTPTYTPSSTYPTFYPSTRPPPYLPPSTPSTPRVTVTAPPPPTPMYTIVPTSTIYTTPPTGKPASSPTIPPTTKRPIGYFYAVPENPFELPPFDDERRFS